One Sediminicola sp. YIK13 DNA segment encodes these proteins:
- a CDS encoding DUF4382 domain-containing protein — translation MKNYLKNAGIILMSVFAFVSCNDDNDDPGMDAQTYDTTFKVTDAPIDNANVEAVVVTITNVKVDGKALEGFTATTVNLAALVNGKTETLGNMDLKAGSYSNIEFELDFENDVNGNTPGCYVEMADGTKDALVASSNKIAIQDKFEVLAKSANQVVIDFDLRKTVKEDKNTLSSDFNFVTMSELSAGIRVVNEELSGKISGTANDTNNTSDKIIVYAYEKGKFNADAETKGSGASNVTFANAVTSSEVSGLSGSYNLSFLKEGEYELVFASYREDNNELFFNSMLNAESTTGLNLGAISVTSSVQISANVTITGSN, via the coding sequence CGATCCAGGAATGGACGCGCAGACATATGACACAACTTTTAAAGTAACAGATGCTCCCATTGATAATGCTAATGTGGAGGCAGTAGTAGTAACCATCACCAACGTTAAGGTAGATGGCAAGGCATTGGAAGGTTTTACAGCCACTACGGTCAATTTGGCCGCCTTGGTCAATGGTAAGACAGAAACTTTGGGGAATATGGACCTAAAAGCAGGTTCTTACTCAAATATTGAATTTGAATTGGATTTTGAAAATGATGTAAACGGGAATACCCCTGGTTGCTATGTTGAAATGGCTGATGGGACCAAAGATGCCCTTGTAGCTTCTTCCAACAAAATTGCTATTCAGGATAAGTTCGAGGTGTTAGCAAAATCAGCTAACCAAGTGGTGATCGATTTCGACCTTAGAAAAACAGTTAAAGAAGATAAGAACACGCTTTCCAGTGATTTCAATTTTGTGACCATGAGCGAACTTTCTGCGGGTATCAGGGTTGTGAATGAGGAATTATCGGGTAAGATTTCTGGTACGGCAAATGACACGAACAATACTTCCGATAAGATCATTGTTTACGCTTATGAAAAAGGAAAATTTAACGCCGACGCTGAAACAAAAGGGAGTGGGGCAAGCAATGTAACTTTTGCAAATGCAGTGACCAGTTCAGAAGTAAGCGGTCTAAGTGGATCTTATAACCTGAGCTTTTTGAAAGAAGGGGAATACGAGTTGGTATTTGCTTCTTACAGAGAGGATAACAATGAATTGTTTTTCAATTCAATGCTAAATGCTGAATCTACTACAGGTTTAAATTTAGGGGCCATTAGTGTTACCTCTTCTGTGCAGATAAGTGCAAATGTGACCATTACTGGAAGTAATTAG
- the ileS gene encoding isoleucine--tRNA ligase yields the protein MKFAEYKGLDLPKVAEEILHYWKEHQIFEKSVTSREGKDNYVFYEGPPSANGMPGIHHVMARTIKDIFPRYKTMKGFQVKRKAGWDTHGLPIELGVEKELGITKEDIGTKISVEDYNAACKKAVMRYTDVWNSMTEKVGYWVDMEDPYITYKSKYMETVWWLLKQIYDKGLIYKGYTIQPYSPKAGTGLSSHELNQPGTYQDVTDTTVTAQFKVLKETLPNSMKGIDGELFFLAWTTTPWTLPSNTALTVGPKIEYVVVKTYNQYTFEPTNVVLAKSLVAKQFTGKFEEVETLEAWANYKQEDKKIPFLVQGSYLGKDLEGIRYEQLLPYAQPYQNPENAYRVITGDFVTTEDGTGIVHTSPTFGADDALVAKQASPEIPPLLVLDDNGNPVPLVDLQGKFRSEMGEFAGKYVKNEYYNEGEAPEKSVDVELAIKLKEENKAFKVEKYVHSYPNCWRTDKPILYYPLDSWFIKVTDIKDKMFQLNQTINWKPKATGEGRFGNWLANANDWNLSRSRYWGIPLPIWRTEDGKEEIIIGSVAELKSEMAKAVAAGVLEKDIFAEFVSGDMSEENYDKIDLHKNIVDQITLVSTSGKPMRRESDLIDVWFDSGSMPYAQWHYPFENKDLIDEGKTFPADFIAEGVDQTRGWFYTLHAIATMVFDSVAYKNVVSNGLVLDKEGKKMSKRLGNAVDPFTTMEEHGADATRWYMISNANPWDNLKFDIDGIAEVKRKFFGTLYNTYSFFALYTNIDKFKYEEADIPLKERPEIDQWILSELHSLIKKVDEAYAEYEPTRATRAISEYVQENLSNWYVRLSRRRFWKGDYQQDKISAYQTLYTCLVTIAKLSAPVAPFFMDRLYKDLTSGTEKELFESVHLANFPTFDAAMVNPELESKMAKAQTISSLVLSIRQKEKIKVRQPLQKIMIPVLDERQREEIEAVADLIKSEVNVKEIELLDDASGVLVKQIKPNFKTLGPKFGKDMKAIASAVAKLGQEDIQKIEQEGEISLQIENKILILQLQDVEISSQDIEGWLVASSGSLTVALDVTINETLRKEGIARELVNRIQNLRKDSGYEVTDKIDVKLLKDGCVELAVASNIDYIKTETLTAELIFEEKLESGTDISFDQVNTKLFIQKH from the coding sequence ATGAAGTTTGCAGAATACAAAGGGTTAGATTTACCAAAAGTTGCCGAGGAGATATTACACTATTGGAAAGAGCATCAGATTTTTGAAAAAAGTGTAACAAGCAGGGAGGGTAAGGATAATTATGTCTTTTATGAAGGTCCCCCTTCTGCAAATGGAATGCCCGGAATCCACCATGTAATGGCCCGTACGATCAAGGATATATTTCCTAGGTACAAGACCATGAAAGGTTTCCAAGTGAAGCGGAAAGCAGGATGGGACACCCATGGTCTTCCCATTGAACTTGGGGTAGAGAAAGAATTGGGAATCACCAAAGAGGATATTGGCACAAAAATTTCTGTTGAGGATTACAACGCTGCCTGTAAAAAAGCAGTGATGCGTTATACTGACGTTTGGAACAGTATGACCGAAAAAGTAGGGTATTGGGTAGATATGGAAGATCCTTATATCACGTACAAATCCAAGTACATGGAGACGGTATGGTGGTTGCTAAAGCAAATCTACGATAAGGGCCTTATCTACAAAGGGTATACCATTCAACCGTATTCCCCTAAGGCAGGAACAGGTTTAAGTTCCCACGAGCTGAACCAACCCGGTACCTACCAAGATGTTACAGATACCACGGTAACCGCCCAATTTAAGGTGCTGAAGGAAACACTGCCCAATTCTATGAAGGGAATTGATGGGGAATTGTTTTTCTTGGCTTGGACAACAACGCCGTGGACATTGCCTTCCAATACAGCTTTGACCGTTGGACCCAAGATAGAGTACGTTGTGGTAAAAACGTACAACCAGTATACCTTTGAACCTACGAACGTAGTGTTGGCAAAATCATTGGTGGCCAAACAATTTACAGGTAAGTTTGAAGAAGTGGAGACTTTGGAGGCTTGGGCCAATTACAAACAAGAAGATAAAAAAATTCCATTTTTGGTTCAAGGCTCCTATCTGGGAAAGGATCTGGAAGGAATCAGATATGAACAATTATTACCATATGCCCAGCCTTATCAAAATCCAGAAAACGCCTACAGGGTAATCACTGGGGATTTTGTGACCACAGAGGATGGTACCGGAATAGTGCATACTTCACCTACTTTTGGGGCAGATGATGCCTTGGTGGCTAAACAGGCTTCTCCTGAGATACCGCCTTTGCTTGTCTTGGATGATAATGGCAACCCGGTTCCACTTGTTGATTTACAAGGGAAATTCCGCTCGGAAATGGGGGAGTTTGCCGGCAAATATGTGAAGAACGAATATTACAATGAAGGAGAGGCACCGGAGAAATCTGTGGATGTTGAACTGGCGATTAAGTTAAAAGAAGAGAACAAAGCCTTTAAGGTAGAAAAGTATGTCCATAGTTATCCTAACTGTTGGCGTACCGATAAGCCTATATTATATTACCCGTTGGATTCTTGGTTCATAAAGGTGACCGACATCAAAGATAAGATGTTCCAACTCAACCAGACCATCAACTGGAAGCCAAAAGCTACCGGAGAAGGTAGGTTTGGAAATTGGTTGGCCAATGCCAACGATTGGAATCTTTCCCGATCCCGTTACTGGGGCATACCATTGCCCATTTGGAGAACGGAAGATGGTAAAGAAGAGATCATTATAGGTTCAGTGGCAGAATTGAAGTCGGAAATGGCCAAGGCCGTTGCGGCAGGGGTTTTGGAGAAAGATATTTTCGCAGAATTTGTTTCCGGTGATATGTCGGAAGAGAACTATGATAAGATAGATCTACACAAGAACATTGTGGATCAGATTACCCTGGTTTCCACTTCAGGGAAGCCAATGAGACGCGAGAGCGATCTTATAGACGTTTGGTTTGACAGTGGTTCCATGCCATATGCGCAGTGGCACTACCCATTTGAAAATAAAGATTTAATAGACGAAGGAAAAACGTTTCCAGCAGATTTTATTGCGGAAGGTGTTGATCAGACTCGTGGTTGGTTTTATACGCTTCATGCTATAGCTACTATGGTATTTGATTCGGTTGCCTATAAAAATGTGGTATCCAACGGCTTGGTGCTGGATAAGGAAGGTAAAAAGATGTCCAAGCGCTTGGGGAATGCCGTGGATCCATTTACAACGATGGAAGAACATGGGGCGGATGCCACCCGATGGTACATGATATCCAATGCCAACCCATGGGACAACCTTAAATTTGACATAGATGGAATTGCTGAGGTTAAGCGAAAATTTTTTGGGACCCTGTACAATACCTATTCCTTCTTTGCACTTTATACCAACATAGACAAATTTAAGTACGAGGAGGCAGATATCCCTCTTAAAGAACGTCCGGAAATAGACCAATGGATTTTATCCGAACTGCATTCTCTCATCAAAAAAGTGGATGAGGCCTATGCAGAATATGAGCCTACTCGTGCCACCAGGGCCATTTCAGAATATGTTCAAGAAAACCTGAGCAACTGGTATGTGCGTTTAAGCAGAAGACGTTTTTGGAAGGGCGATTATCAGCAGGATAAAATTTCGGCTTACCAAACATTATATACCTGTTTGGTGACCATAGCTAAATTATCCGCTCCAGTTGCCCCATTTTTTATGGACCGACTTTATAAAGATTTAACGTCAGGGACCGAGAAAGAACTATTTGAGAGTGTTCATTTAGCGAATTTTCCTACATTTGATGCAGCGATGGTAAATCCTGAATTGGAAAGTAAGATGGCAAAGGCACAGACCATATCGTCCTTGGTACTTTCCATACGTCAAAAGGAAAAAATAAAAGTGCGTCAACCATTGCAAAAAATTATGATTCCCGTATTGGATGAACGTCAGAGAGAAGAGATTGAAGCTGTTGCCGATCTTATCAAATCTGAAGTGAATGTAAAGGAAATTGAATTATTGGACGATGCATCCGGAGTTCTGGTAAAACAAATTAAGCCCAATTTTAAAACTTTGGGGCCAAAATTTGGCAAGGATATGAAGGCAATAGCAAGCGCTGTGGCCAAATTGGGACAGGAGGATATCCAAAAAATTGAGCAAGAGGGCGAAATATCATTACAAATTGAAAATAAAATCCTTATTTTACAGTTACAAGATGTAGAGATTTCTTCCCAAGATATAGAAGGTTGGCTAGTGGCCAGCTCGGGATCGTTAACAGTAGCCTTGGATGTAACCATTAACGAAACGCTTCGGAAGGAAGGAATAGCTAGGGAACTGGTTAATCGTATTCAGAATTTGAGAAAGGACTCAGGGTATGAGGTAACCGATAAAATTGATGTGAAATTATTGAAGGACGGATGTGTGGAATTGGCCGTGGCAAGTAATATTGATTATATTAAAACCGAAACCTTGACTGCAGAGCTTATTTTTGAAGAGAAATTGGAAAGTGGAACGGACATCTCCTTTGATCAAGTGAATACAAAATTGTTTATCCAAAAACATTAA
- a CDS encoding TraR/DksA family transcriptional regulator, with protein MAEDLKVRYSDKDLEEFRVLIEEKMSKAKSHLELLKSSYMNDGNNGTDDTSPTFKAFEEGSETMSKEANTQLAIRQEKFIRDLRNALQRIENKTYGICRVTGKLINKERLKLVPHATLSIEAKNMQS; from the coding sequence ATGGCAGAAGATTTAAAAGTAAGATACTCAGATAAGGACCTAGAGGAGTTTAGAGTATTGATTGAGGAAAAAATGAGTAAAGCAAAAAGCCATTTGGAATTGCTTAAGAGTTCATATATGAATGATGGTAATAACGGTACAGATGATACCTCACCAACATTCAAGGCATTTGAGGAAGGTTCCGAAACTATGAGCAAAGAGGCAAACACACAATTGGCGATCCGTCAGGAGAAATTCATAAGGGATCTAAGAAATGCTTTACAGCGTATTGAAAACAAGACTTATGGTATTTGCAGGGTAACAGGAAAGCTCATTAATAAGGAGCGCTTAAAACTTGTACCCCATGCCACCTTGAGCATAGAGGCAAAAAATATGCAGAGTTAA
- a CDS encoding DUF4097 family beta strand repeat-containing protein: MKKSIIDPKTSFIQIDAENCFEVILQTSNSKDLIVDAAMDGEYNPNLMVNVKQEGATIFIIAGFRPNFTVPNDKLSAHKVVSIALNIKLPNYSNTKVLGTSCNVFASGRYHSLDVILSDGRCELNNVGENCTVRTQSGDILLFSNKASINATSTYGKIIEEPISTGNDNFKLHTVTGDIHLKKTK; the protein is encoded by the coding sequence GTGAAGAAGTCCATTATCGACCCTAAAACTTCTTTTATCCAAATAGATGCGGAAAATTGTTTTGAAGTGATTTTGCAAACCTCAAATTCCAAAGACCTTATTGTAGATGCTGCCATGGACGGGGAATATAATCCCAACCTAATGGTCAATGTAAAACAAGAGGGCGCTACGATTTTTATCATTGCCGGTTTTCGGCCCAATTTCACAGTTCCTAATGACAAGCTAAGTGCACATAAGGTGGTTTCCATCGCATTAAACATCAAATTGCCTAACTATAGTAACACCAAGGTGTTGGGAACCAGCTGCAATGTTTTTGCTAGTGGGCGCTATCACAGTTTGGATGTTATTCTAAGTGATGGGAGGTGTGAGCTGAACAATGTTGGAGAAAATTGTACTGTAAGAACCCAAAGTGGGGATATCTTGCTTTTCAGCAACAAGGCTTCCATTAATGCAACAAGTACCTACGGGAAGATTATCGAAGAACCGATTTCGACCGGAAATGATAATTTTAAATTACATACCGTTACAGGAGATATCCATCTCAAGAAAACCAAATAA
- a CDS encoding lipoprotein signal peptidase produces the protein MNLKKSILLVAVILLVDQLSKIYIKTHFVLGESVTVFNWFKILFIENEGAAWGAKLSDIFPISDELGKLILTVFRLFAILGIGYWLYDTIQKKASKTLIVAVSLIFAGALGNIIDSVFYGVIFDDSFNQVATLFAQDPYGTIFHGKVVDMLYFPLVDTTWPDWVPVVGGNNFRFFEPVFNIADTTISTGVGILIVFNKKAFGKREEAQNE, from the coding sequence ATGAATTTAAAGAAGTCTATACTGCTAGTAGCAGTGATTTTATTGGTAGACCAACTGAGTAAAATTTACATTAAGACCCATTTTGTTTTGGGAGAATCAGTAACTGTTTTTAATTGGTTCAAGATATTGTTCATTGAAAATGAGGGGGCTGCTTGGGGTGCCAAATTGAGTGATATTTTTCCCATTTCAGATGAATTGGGAAAATTAATTCTAACAGTATTCAGACTTTTTGCCATTTTAGGAATTGGGTATTGGTTATATGATACCATACAAAAGAAAGCCTCAAAAACATTGATTGTGGCTGTTTCACTTATATTTGCTGGTGCACTTGGCAACATTATTGACTCCGTTTTTTACGGGGTAATCTTCGATGACAGTTTTAATCAGGTAGCTACCTTGTTTGCCCAAGACCCCTATGGTACTATTTTTCATGGCAAGGTTGTGGATATGCTTTATTTTCCATTGGTAGACACCACATGGCCGGACTGGGTGCCTGTAGTGGGAGGTAATAACTTCCGCTTTTTTGAGCCTGTTTTTAATATAGCAGATACAACCATAAGTACTGGAGTGGGGATATTAATCGTCTTCAATAAAAAAGCATTTGGTAAACGGGAAGAAGCTCAGAACGAGTAA
- a CDS encoding 5-formyltetrahydrofolate cyclo-ligase: protein MLKKDLRLKILSLRNSTTSEYLSEQSLQLANTLLTLPIWNFSYYHLFLPITKKKEIDTSYILSILQGKDKNVVLPKMTGDQNLKHFLLTDSTVIKLNKWGVPEPLEGIEVPIHKIDVVFVPLLAFDTKGNRVGYGKGFYDIFLKECNPNVVKIGLSLFDAEESIDDIAPDDVPLDYCITPDKVYSF from the coding sequence ATGTTGAAAAAAGATTTGCGTCTGAAAATCCTCTCCCTTAGAAATTCTACGACATCGGAATATCTTTCTGAACAAAGTTTACAATTAGCCAATACCCTTCTTACATTACCTATCTGGAATTTTTCCTATTACCACTTATTTCTACCTATCACCAAAAAGAAGGAGATAGATACAAGTTATATACTGTCCATCTTACAGGGAAAGGATAAAAATGTTGTCCTTCCAAAAATGACTGGTGATCAAAACCTAAAGCATTTTCTGCTCACGGACAGCACCGTTATAAAGCTAAATAAATGGGGCGTTCCCGAACCTTTGGAAGGCATTGAGGTACCAATCCATAAAATTGATGTGGTCTTTGTACCCTTACTGGCTTTTGATACAAAAGGCAATAGAGTAGGTTATGGAAAAGGCTTTTATGATATTTTCTTAAAGGAATGCAATCCTAATGTCGTCAAAATTGGACTTTCCCTTTTTGATGCGGAAGAAAGTATAGATGATATAGCACCCGATGACGTCCCCCTAGATTATTGCATTACCCCCGATAAGGTTTACTCGTTCTGA
- the uvrC gene encoding excinuclease ABC subunit UvrC — protein MSEIPINVLLTTLPSSPGVYQFYDSNDKILYVGKAKDLKKRVSSYFSKTHETGKTRVLVKKIRDIKHIVVATESDALLLENNLIKKYQPRYNVLLKDDKTYPWICIKNERFPRIFPTRRHIKDGSEYFGPYTSMKTVKTLLELIKSVYPLRTCNYDLSQEKIEAGKYKVCLEYHLGNCKGPCEGYQTQEEYHQEIQDIREIIKGNFKSSLQYFKNQMKTYAEEMRFEEAQQIKEKIDVLENYEVKSTIVNPNINNVDVFSIVSDDLYAYVNFLQISHGSIVRSHTLEIKKKLEEEDQDLLALAIVEIRQRFNSFSRELYVPFEVTTEPGLKITIPKMGDKKKILELSERNAKYFRQERFKQEKIIDPNRHANRIMAQMQKDLRLSAEPRHIECFDNSNIQGTNPVAACVVFKDGKPSKKDYRHYNIKTVEGPDDFASMEEVVFRRYKRLLNEAEPLPQLIVIDGGKGQLSSALKSLDILGLRGKIAIIGIAKRLEEIYFPGDSIPLYLDKKSESLKIIQQLRNEAHRFGITFHRNKRSKGAINSELEGIEGIGEKTAQDLLKTFKSVKRIKEASVEDLAKTVGVAKAKKIYDTFH, from the coding sequence ATGTCGGAGATACCAATTAATGTTCTACTTACAACCCTGCCTTCGAGTCCGGGAGTCTACCAATTCTACGATAGCAATGATAAGATCCTATATGTTGGAAAGGCTAAGGATTTAAAGAAAAGGGTGTCCTCCTACTTTTCCAAAACCCATGAGACAGGAAAAACACGGGTATTGGTCAAAAAGATCAGGGATATAAAACATATTGTGGTGGCTACGGAGTCCGATGCCCTTTTGTTGGAGAACAACCTTATTAAAAAATACCAACCCCGTTACAACGTATTGCTCAAGGATGATAAGACCTATCCTTGGATATGTATTAAGAATGAAAGGTTCCCGAGAATATTTCCCACTCGCAGACACATCAAGGATGGCTCGGAGTATTTTGGACCTTACACCAGTATGAAGACGGTAAAAACCTTGTTGGAGTTGATAAAGAGTGTGTATCCCTTGCGCACCTGTAATTATGATCTGTCACAGGAGAAAATTGAGGCGGGCAAATATAAGGTTTGCTTGGAATATCATTTGGGCAATTGTAAAGGGCCTTGTGAAGGGTACCAGACCCAGGAAGAATACCATCAGGAAATTCAGGATATCAGGGAGATTATAAAAGGAAACTTTAAATCATCTCTCCAGTATTTTAAAAACCAAATGAAGACGTATGCCGAGGAAATGAGGTTCGAAGAAGCGCAACAGATAAAAGAGAAAATAGATGTTTTGGAGAATTACGAGGTGAAGTCCACCATTGTTAATCCAAATATCAACAACGTGGATGTTTTCTCCATAGTTTCTGATGATCTATATGCCTATGTGAACTTCTTGCAGATTTCCCATGGGTCCATTGTGCGATCCCATACGCTGGAAATAAAGAAGAAATTGGAGGAGGAAGATCAGGATCTATTGGCTTTGGCCATCGTGGAGATCAGGCAACGTTTCAATTCTTTTTCCAGGGAATTATACGTTCCCTTTGAGGTAACCACGGAACCTGGCCTAAAGATCACGATTCCGAAAATGGGGGATAAGAAGAAAATTTTAGAGCTATCCGAGCGCAATGCAAAATACTTTAGACAGGAGCGATTTAAGCAGGAGAAGATAATAGACCCCAACAGGCATGCCAATAGGATTATGGCCCAGATGCAAAAGGATTTGAGGCTATCTGCAGAGCCAAGGCATATTGAATGTTTTGATAACTCAAACATACAGGGCACAAATCCCGTTGCGGCCTGTGTTGTTTTTAAGGATGGGAAGCCTTCAAAAAAGGATTACCGTCATTATAATATTAAAACGGTAGAAGGGCCAGATGATTTTGCCTCCATGGAGGAAGTGGTATTCAGAAGATACAAAAGACTTTTAAATGAAGCAGAGCCCTTGCCACAGCTCATCGTCATTGATGGGGGAAAAGGACAGTTGTCATCTGCTTTAAAGAGCTTGGACATTTTGGGGTTAAGGGGTAAAATTGCTATCATTGGGATAGCAAAACGACTAGAGGAGATTTATTTTCCCGGGGACTCAATCCCTTTATATCTGGATAAAAAGTCTGAATCTTTAAAGATCATCCAACAACTGCGTAACGAAGCCCACCGTTTTGGTATTACTTTCCACAGGAACAAGAGAAGTAAGGGGGCTATTAATTCAGAGTTGGAAGGCATAGAGGGAATTGGAGAAAAAACCGCCCAAGATTTACTGAAAACATTTAAGTCCGTGAAGCGCATTAAAGAAGCTTCGGTCGAAGACCTGGCCAAAACGGTTGGTGTGGCCAAGGCAAAGAAAATTTATGACACATTTCATTAA